The Paramicrobacterium fandaimingii DNA segment TGGGCCAGATGGTCGCCGACGAACTTGCCCGCCGGTGTGGCGCGAAATTCTCACGCCACAAGGCCCACGCCCTCGTCGCCGAGGGTCGGATGGTGCCGGGCGGGCCAAAGATCGTCGTGGCGAAGAGCATGTCGTACATGAACACCTCGGGTGGCCCCGTCGCGGCGCTTCTTGCCTACTACTCTCTCGGCGTCGACAGGCTGATCGTCGTGCACGACGAACTCGACATTCCCTTCGAGTCGCTCAAGCTCAAGACAGGAGGCGGACACGGCGGGCACAACGGTCTGCGCGACATCGGCAAAGCGGCATCCGCCGACTTCACCCGTGTTCGCGTCGGAATCGGTCGCCCTCCTGGAAGGCAAGACGCCGCTGATTACGTGCTGCGTCCGTTTGGCGCTGACGAGCGCCAGGTGCTGCCGTCTGTGATCGCGGATGCCGCGGATGCCGTCATGCTGATTGTCGACGATGGTCTCGTCGCCGCACAGCAGAAAGTTCACGCTCCGCGGATCTGACCCGCGTTGTCGTACGTGCCGCGTAGAATGCTCGGGTGAAACTCCAGGGCCTCAGCCGAATTCTCGCCCACGATCCCAGCTATTCGACCGCACTCACCTATGCCGAGCAGAGTGCCGACTTCTCGGTAGCCGAGGGCATGCGCCTTGCGCTGCTCGGCGGGCTGATCGAACGACGCCGCGCCGCGGGCAAGCCGCCCGCCGTGCTCGTGGTAACTGCGACGGGCCGTGAATCGGAGAGCGTGCAGCAGGCGCTGCCCAGCTTTGCCCCCGACGCAGAAATCGTGGCGTTTCCGGCATGGGAGACCCTGCCGCACGAACGTTTGAGCCCCAGCTCCGAGATTGTCGGCCGCCGCATCGACGCGCTCTGGCGCATGGCGGAATGGTCGGGGGAGAAGCCCCTCGTGATCGTCGCGTCTGTGCGCGCCGCCCTGCAGCCTATTGCCCACGACCTCACCGACATCGAGCCGATCCACTTGCAGACGGGAAGCCGTGGGCACGAGATGGGTGCGGTCGTCACCCGCCTTATCGAGCTGGCCTACTCACGCGTCGACCTCGTGTCACGTCGTGGCGAGTTCGCCGTGCGCGGAGGCATCCTCGATGTCTTTCCCACGACAGCCGACCACCCCGTTCGCGTCGAGTTCTTTGGCGACGAGGTCGATCAGATCAAGCCGTTCTCGGTGTCGGACCAACGCTCGAGCACCGAGGAGTACAGCGAGGTCTCCCTCTTGCCGAGCAGGGAGTTGCTGCTCACGGCAGGCGTCAGGCAGCGTGCAGCAGAGATGCTCCCCGAGTTTCCCAGCCTCTCGACGATGCTCGAGAAGGTTGCCGCCGGAATTCCCGTCGAAGGCATGGAGTCTCTCGCGCCAGCTCTTCTTGATCGGCTCGTGTCGATTGCGCACTACCTGCCCAAGGGTACGGGAGTCGCCGTGCTCTCGCCCGAACGGGTCGTCGCCCGGTCGATCAGCCTCTCTGAGACCAACCGGGAGTTTCTCGAAGCCGCCTGGAGCGCCGCGACAGCAGGAGCAGAGGCCCCCATTGACCTCGGTGCGGGCGAGTTCATCTCGTTGAACGCGCTGCGCGACGACGTGACGTTCACGCGCCCGGGAGAGCAGAAGACTGAGAGCCCGTGGTGGACGTTCAGCCCGTTCCAGCAGCGCCCAGACGACCTGCTGCCTGAAGAGCTCGAACTGGACGACCTCACAGAGGTGCGGGTCGCCGCCGACCCCGTTCCGAGCTTCCAGGGCAATGTCGATGGCGCGATCGGGCACGTCGACGCGCGCCGCCTGGCGGGGTGGACCATCGCCGTGGCGGCGCAGGGTCAGGGCCTCCTCGAACGAGCACTCGACGTGCTCGCCGAGCGCGGCATCGCGGCGCGCATCGTCGAAGAGCTCCCGGATGCTGTCGAAACCGGCGTCGTGTACCTCGTGCAAGCCGTCATCGAGCACGGTTTCGAACTCCCCGGCATCTCGTTCGCGCTTGTGGGCGAGGCCGAGTTCTATGGACGTTCCGTCGGATACGACTCGCGAGCCGTGAAGAAGCTCGCCACACGGCGAAAGAACGTCGTTGACCCGCTGCAGCTGACGGCGGGCGATCACGTTGTGCACCAGACGCACGGCATCGGCCGCTTCGTCGAGATGACGCGGCGTGAGGTGTCAACCGGAGGCCGCAACGCGGTGAAGACGATGCGCGAGTACCTCGTGCTTGAATACGCGCCCTCGAAGCGCGGTTTTCCCGGAGACAAGCTTCTCGTCCCCACAGATCAGCTCGACCTGCTCACCCGCTACGTCGGCGGTGAGTCGCCTGCCCTGTCGAAGATGGGCGGGAGCGACTGGTCGCAGGCGAAAAGCAAGGCGCGCAAGGCCGTACGTGACATCGCCGTTGAGCTTGTGAAGCTCTACGCCTCACGCATGGCGGCGAAGGGGCACGCCTTCGGGCCGGACACCCCGTGGCAGCGTGAGCTTGAAGACGCATTCCCCTTTGCCGAGACGCCAGACCAGCTCACCACAATTGACGAGGTGAAGCGCGACATGGAGCGGCCGATCCCGATGGATCGCCTGCTCTCGGGCGACGTGGGATTCGGCAAGACCGAAGTGGCGGTGCGGGCCGCGTTCAAGGCGGTGCAGGAGGGCAAGCAGGTGGCGATCCTCGTGCCGACAACATTGCTTGTCAAGCAGCACGGCGAGACATTCCAGGAGCGTTTCGCTGGCTTCCCCGTGCACCTGCGTTCGCTCAGCCGGTTCCAGTCAGACAAAGAAGCGCGTGAGACGCTCGAGGGGTTGGCGCAGGGCAGCGTCGACGTTGTGATCGGAACCCATCGACTGCTCACCGAGAAAGTGGCATTTAAGAACCTCGGGCTGGTGATCGTCGACGAGGAGCAGAGATTCGGCGTCGAGCACAAAGACACCCTCAAGAAGCTGAAGACGAACGTCGACGTGCTCGCAATGAGCGCGACGCCAATTCCCCGAACGCTCGAGATGGCCGTCACCGGCATCCGTGAAATGTCGACGCTCGCGACTCCTCCCGAGGAGCGACACCCGATTCTGAGCTTCGTCGGGCCGCGCAACGACAAGCAGATGAGCGCTGCGATTCGCCGAGAACTGCTGCGCGAAGGCCAGGTTTTCTTCGTGCACAACCGGGTCGCGAGCATCAACCGTGTCGCCACCGAGCTGGCAGAGCTCGTGCCGGAGGCGCGCATTGCCGTCGCACACGGAAGACTGTCGGAGTCGATTCTCGAGCAGGTTGTCGTCGACTTCTGGGAGCGCAAATTCGATGTACTCGTCTGCACAACGATCATCGAGACCGGCCTTGACATTCAGAACGCGAACACCATCATCATCGACAAGGCAGACAAGTACGGTCTGAGCCAGCTGCATCAGCTGCGCGGTCGAGTCGGCCGCGGACGAGAACGCGCCTATGCCTACTTTCTCTATGACGGCGAGAAGCCTCTCTCCGAGACTGCCCAGGATCGCCTTGAGACGATTGCCGCCAACAACGAGCTGGGCAGCGGAATGCAGGTCGCCCTTAAAGACCTGGAGATCCGCGGGGCTGGCAACCTACTCGGCGGCGAGCAGGCGGGGCACATCGCGGGAGTGGGGTTCGACCTCTACCTGCGCATGATCGGCGAAGCGGTGTCGACATTCCGCGGAGACGTTGCTGAGGGGCAGACCGAGCTGCGGCTTGAGATTCCCGTCGACGCGAACATTCCCGAGGACTTCATCGACAGCGAGCGCCTGCGTCTTGAGGCGTACCAGAAGCTCTCCGCGGCCGCGGCGCCTGCCGCTGCCGATGATCAGATCGACCTCGTGATCGACGAGCTCGTCGACCGCTACGGTCCGCTGCCCGAACGCGTGCAGAACCTCGTCGCCGTCACTCGACTGCGGCAGCGGGCGCAGCGCTCGAACCTCTCGGAGGTGATCACGATGGGCACCAACCTCCGGCTTGCCCCGGTGGATCTGCCCGATTCAATTCAGGTGCGGCTGAAGCGCATGTACCCAAAGGCGAGGATGCTTACACAGGCAAACGCCCTCATCGTGCCGATCCCGCAGCCGAACGGACAGGTGATGGCCGATGCCGACCTCATCACGTGGGTGCAGCAGCTTCTCGATGCTATTTTGCCGGTGAAGCCGAAGGAGCCGGAGGCCACAGCGACGACATAGATCGGGTCAGCCGATGTGCACGTCGTCGTGTGCCGCAAGCGTCCTCACGGTCTCGGTGATGCGTGAACGCAGTTGGGCGTGTTCCGGACCGAGTGCGGTCGCCGGGTTGCTCCAGTTTGATGGGTCGTAGTGCCAGACGGGTTTCGGGACAAGGTGTTCGGGCTCCCATTGGTAGCGCGGCCACACGTGGGCGTGAACGAAAGCATCGGTATTGCCCAGGATCTCGAGGTTGATCCGACGAAAGTCCGCGTCGATTTCGCGGCAGGACTGCTCAACGGTTGTTGCGAGAAGATCGGCATCGGCGAGAAACTGCACACGCTCCCGCCTCGGCATGTCGGCCAGGGACCGTGCTCGGGGGTCGCGCCCGAGCAAAACGCAATACCCGGGGAGAAACTGTACGTCGCCGATAACGGCGAAACCGCTCGTCAGTTCTGCGATGACTGTCGGGTTCTCGCCCCGAGCTGCTGATCCGATGCGGTCATTACGCCAATCCATGGCGACACCCTACTGCGTGTATCGAACGCGACTCTTTTCACAACGTCAGTTGGTCTTTCGAGACCGAACACGGGCGGGGTCTCGGTATCTGCGTACACAGCTGGGAGCGGCCGTGCTCAAAAAGTGAGATGCCACAAAATGCCCCGCTTTCACCGATGAAAAGGGGCATTTTGTGGCATCTCACTCGGGAAGGCAGTTCCCAGAGAGGAACTCGATCGGGGTGCCTGGAGACAATTGCGACAGGAGGAGGGTGCCTCGGTGGCGACAGCGGAAGGTTTCACGGAAGAATGGGGCCATGAGCTCGACCTTCACTCTCGTCACGGATGCTCCCGTGGACATCGATGCACTGTTCGAGATCTCATTGGACATCGACGCTCACGCCAGCTCGATGGCCCAGTCGGGGGAACGAGCAATCGCCGGGGTCAGGTCGGGACGGATCGGGCTCGGCGAAACCGTCACCTGGAGGGCCCGTCATTTCGGAATCTGGTTCACGATGACCTCAGAGATCGTCGAGTTGGAACACCCCGAACGGTTCGTGGATCAGCAGGCACGAGGGCCATTCAGACTGTTTCGGCACGAGCACACCTTCGAACGGCTCATCACCGGTACGCGGATGACCGACACGATCACTCTCGCGTCGCCGATCTTCGGGAGTCTGGCGGAACGCATCGTGCTTGTGCCCTACCTCCGTCGCCTGATCATCAAGCGAAACACTGAGCTCGTCTCAGTCGCGAGCTGATTCGCCGTCGCGGCCTTGGTACACGTCGGGAATGCCATCGTCGTCGAGATCGACGCTCTCTTCCTCCGTATTTTTCCGATAGTGCTTGTTGCGTGCGCGCAGCACGATAGCGGCAAGAAGAGCAGCCAGAACGGATGCCGTGAAGATCGCGATCTTGGCATGATCGCCGTGCGGGCTGTCAGGCCCGAAGCTCAGCTCAGCGACGAGCAGTGACACTGTAAACCCGATTCCGGCCAGCAGGCCGACTCCGATGACGTCGATCCACGCGAGAGAGCCATCGAGCCGCGCTTTCGTGAAGCGAGTGAGCAGCCAGGTGGTGAGCGTGATGCCGATGGGTTTGCCGAGCACCAGTCCGGCAAGAATGCCGATCATGACGGGGTCGGTGACGGCCGAGATGAATCCGTCCACTCCGCCGATCGCGACGCCGGCGGCGAAGAACGCGAACACGGGCACGGCGAACCCGCTCGACAGCGGGCGCAAACGATGTTCGAGCACCTCGGCGAGCCCTGGGCCCGAATCGGGACCGCCGTGCTTCGCCATCCGGCGAACGGGAACGGCGAAGCCGAGCGCGACGCCAGCAATCGTCGCGTGAACCCCCGACGAATGCAGCAGGGCCCATGCGACAATACCGATGGGAAGCAGGATCACCCACGGAGCCCACGCGCTCCGCCCGAAGAAGCGCGGAAACACGTGGGTGAGCACAGCGTATGCCGCGAGTGGAATGAGCGTGAGCAGCAGCGGGACCAACGAAAACCCGTCGGCGTAGAAAATCGCGATGATCACGATCGCGATGAGGTCGTCGACGACGGCGAGCGTGAGCAGGAAGATGCGGAGAGCACTGGGCAGGTGCGATCCGAGGATGGCGAGCACGGCGACGGCAAAAGCGATATCCGTCGCCGTCGGTATGGCCCAGCCCTGCAGCCCACTCGGCGTTCCGAGGTTGATGATCACGTAGATGATCGCGGGAACGGCGACGCCGCCGAACGCGGCAGCTACCGGAACAAGCGCTGTTGCCGGCGTGCGCAGGTCACCGATCACGAACTCCTTCTTGAGCTCGAGACCGGTGAGAAAGAAGAAGATGGCAAGCAGGCCATCGGACGCCCACTGCCCGATCGTCAAGTCGAGATGCAGCGAGGGGAGCCCGATCGTGATGTCGCGCACGGTGAAATAGCCATCAGCCCACGGCGAATTCGCCCAGATAATCGCGATGATCGCGGCACCGACGAGAAGCATTCCGCCGACCGTCTCCATGCGCAGGATCTCGCCGACGCGGGTGACCTCGGCGAAGTTGCCGCGGCCGAGAAATGTTCGGGTGCTGCGGTTCTTGGACATGCACGGTCTCCAGGGTCGCGGATAGGAATTGCCGACCAGACTTCCCGGCGCACCGCGGCCAGTATAGATGAAGCAGCACCGGCGTAGTGTTGTAGCCCAGTGCCTCGAACAGTGAAAGGGGAGTCGATGTCGACAACTCGCACGGATGCCGAGACAGCCGTCGAACACGTGCGCGCAGCGTTTTCACGTGGCGTCACGAAGCCGTACGAATGGCGCCGTGATCAGCTTCACGCTCTTCGGGATCTGCTTCTCGACAATCAGGAGCTTCTCGAGAGGGCGCTCACCCGCGACCTCGGGAAGCACCCGACAGAGTCTCAAGCGACAGAGATCGGCATCGTGCTCACCGAGCTCGACCACACGCTGCGCCATCTGAAGCGGTGGCTGCGGCCGCGCCGCGTCGGGATTCCTCTGGTTCTCGCGCCGGCATCCGCTCGAACCGTGTATGAGCCGCTGGGGACCGTGCTGATCATCGGCCCGTGGAACTACCCGGTGCAGCTGATTCTCGCGCCGCTGATCGGAGCGCTCGCCGCGGGAAACGCCGTTGTGCTCAAACCCAGCGAACTCGCGCCCGCGACGAGCGAGGTTCTCGCGGCTCTCGTGTCGACGTACCTCGACGAGCGCGCCGTTGCCGTTGTCGAAGGCGACGCCGACACGGCGAGTGATCTGCTTGCCCAGCGCTTTGACCACATCTTCTTCACGGGAAGCACGGCAGTTGGGAAGATCGTCGCGAAAGCGGCATCCGAGAATCTCACTCCCGTGACGCTTGAACTGGGCGGGAAGTCACCGGCGTACATCGACAATTCTGTTGACCTGGAGGCCGCCGCGCGTCGTCTCATCTGGGGCAAGCTGCTCAACGCAGGGCAGACGTGTGTCGCTCCGGACTATGTGCTTGCGACGCCGCGCACCGCCGACGCGCTGATTCCGCATCTTCGTGCCGCGATCACCGAGTTCTATGGCGATGACCCGTCGTTGAGCGGAGACTACGGGCGCATCGTCAGTACTCGGCACGCGCAACGCCTGAGCGACCTGCTCGACGGGCATGAGCCGGTGATCGGCGGACGCATCGATGTTGACGAGCGCTACGTCGAGCCGACGGTGATCGACGATGTTGACCCCACTTCGGCGCTCATGGCGGAGGAGATCTTCGGGCCGATTCTGCCGATTGTGCACGTCGCAGACGCGGGCGAGGCGATTCGCTTCATCGCCGACCGCGACAAGCCGCTCTCGCTGTATGTGTTCTCAGACAATCCCGATGTGAGGCGTCGGTTTCTGCGCGACACGTCGTCTGGCGCTCTCGCGTTCGGGCTGCCTGCCGCGCACCTCAGCGTTCCCGATCTGCCGTTTGGGGGAGTGGGCGCGAGCGGAACGGGCGCGTACCACGGCGAACTGTCGTTCACAACGTTCAGCCACGCAAAGGCCGTGCTGTCGAAGCGGCTCTCCCCAGACACCATGAGCGTCGTGTACCCGCCGTTCACAAGCGGCAAGAGCGCCGTCGTGCGCCGCGTCATCGTGCGCACGTCACGCCTCGTCGGTGGTGACGATGCCTGACCGCGACGCGTCTGCATCACCGCACACGGATCTGCTTCTCACCGACATGACCGAGGTGCTCGATCGCTGCGTGTGGAGTCAGTCGATGACGCATGGGTCGCTGGTCACCTATCTCATCGAAGAGAGCTACGAGCTTGTCGAGGCGATCGAGAGCGGCGACCCGAAAGCGATGCTCGAAGAACTGGGCGACGTGCTGTGGCAGATTGTCTTCCACGCGGAGATTGCGGCGCGAACGGCGGGAGAAGACTTCGACTTCGACGATGTGGCACGGGTCGCTCACGAGAAGGTTGTGCGTCGGCATCCCCATGTGTTCGGCGACGAGTCGGCGCCGACGTTGGACGACGTGTTTCGCGTGTGGAGCGCTGCGAAGGCTCATGAGAAGCACGCCCGTACGAGCGCGCTTGACGGCATCCCGCCGCAGCTGCCCGCCCTCGCGCTCGCCGACAAGGTGATTGGACGAGCTCAGAAAGCCGGAGTTCTTGCGCCAGAAAGCGCAGAGAACGAGCACGCGGATGCTGTCGCTGACGAGAGCGAACTCGGCGACCAGCTGTTAGACATCGTGCGCGACGCGCGAGCCCGCGGGCTTGACGCCGAACGGGCGCTGCGAGGCGCCGTGCGACGTTTGAGCGACGACGTGCACGAGCGCGAACAGGGGTAGGGTGCGCGTCATGCCAGAATTGTGGGCATGGCTTCCTCGGTATCACCGCCGCGCGGCATGCGCGATTATCTTCCGGCAGACAAGGCGAAGCGCGAGTACGCGCTCGGACGCATTCGCGACGTCTACACGCGCTACGGCTTCGACGAGATCGAGACTCCTGTCGTCGAGGACTACAGTCGCCTGCACGGCGGGCTCGGCGGAGACAACGAGAAACTTACGTTCTCTGTTCTGAAGCGCCGCCTCAGCGCCGACGACCTGCGTGCTGCCGCAGACTCGGGTGACACGTCGGCAATCGCTGACCTCGGCCTGCGGTTCGACCTCACGGTTCCTCTCGCTCGCTTTTACACAACTCACCGCGGTGAGCTTCCTCCCGTCTTCCGCGCCATCCAGATTGCGCCCGTGTGGCGTGCCGAGCGCCCGCAGAAGGGGCGCTACCGGCAGTTTGTGCAGTGCGACATCGACATCTTCGGAGAGCCGGGCCCGCTTGCCGAGATCGAGCTCATTTCGGCGACGGCCGCCGCGCTGCGCGAGCTAGGGCTCTCTGGTTTCACATTCCGGCTGAACGACCGGCGCATTCTCACGAGCATGCTCACCGCGTTCGGGTTTGACGACGCCGAGCACCCCGGCGTGCTGATCACGATCGACAAGCTCGACAAGATCGGCATCGCCGGAGTGGTCGCCGAGCTGCGCGAGCGTGAGGCCACGGCATCCGCCATCGATGCTCTCGAGCGGTACCTCGAGTCACTCGAGGGCACACAGCGGGGCGACTTCGATGCCGATCAGATTCGATCGCTGCTTCCAGACGGCGTCGACGACGAGGTCATCCGAGAGCTCGCCGGCATCGGTGGGGCCGTTGAACGCGCATCACAGACGGCGGGAGCGGCACACGGCGATGCGCCTCTCGTGCAGTTCGATCCGTTTCTCGTTCGCGGCATGGGCTATTACACCGGACCGATCTTCGAGATTCACCACCCGGAGCTCGGTTATTCGCTGGGTGGCGGTGGCCGATACGATGGCGTCGTCGGGCGCTTTCTCGGCCAAGACGTGCCCGCATCGGGCGCATCCCTCGGCTTCGACCGCATTGTCGATCTGATCGAGATGGATGCCGCTCGGCACGACGAAGCGGTCGTGCTCGTTCACGATCGCGATGTCGATCCGGCGACTCTCGTCGCGCTCAAAACGGAGCTTGTCGGGCGTGGCGCTCGCGTGCGACTCGAGAAGCGCGTGAAGAATCTGACAGCGCTGCTCGACCGTGTGACGGCATCCGGCTTCACGGGATTCGCGTTCGTTCGAGCCGGGCACGAGAACGCCGACGACCTCGAGATCAAGCCGCTCGGCTGACCCGGCCGTGAGCTTTGCTCGCAGTGTCGCTACACTTGACCGCGGGCCAACGACGTTCCACTCACTGACAATTCCGGCATAGAGGAGACATCCCGTGGCATTCATCGAGGCGACAATCGCCCGAGAGATTCTGGATTCCCGTGGCAACCCCACCGTTGAGGTCGAGGTCATGCTCGACGACGGAGAAGTGGGCCGTGCCGCGGTTCCCTCCGGCGCATCCACCGGTGCGTTCGAAGCATACGAACTGCGCGACGGTGACAAGGACCGCTACCTCGGCAAAGGTGTGCGCACCGCCGTGACCGCGGTTCTCGATGAGCTCGGACCCGCAATCGAGGGCCTCGACGCCTCAGAGCAGCGCCTCATCGACAGCACACTGCGCGAGGTTGACGGAACCGAGAACAAGAAGCGCGTCGGCGCCAACGCCATTCTCGGCGTCAGCCTCGCTGCGGCTCACGCGGCCGCTTCGTCTGCCGACCTTCCGCTCTTCCGCTACCTCGGTGGGCCGAACGCGCATGTTCTGCCCGTTCCTCTCATGAACATCATCAACGGAGGTGCTCACGCCGACACCGGCGTCGACATTCAGGAGTTCATGATCCTGCCTGTCGGAGCTCCGAGCTTCTCTGAGGCACTGCGCTGGGGTGCCGAGACGTACCACACGCTCAAGGGCCTGCTGAAGTCAAAGGGCTATGCAACGGGCCTGGGTGACGAGGGCGGCTTCGCGCCGGACCTCGCCAACAACAGCGCCGCGCTCGACCTCATCGTCGAGGCAATTCAGAAGGCCGGCTTCGCGCCGGGCAGCGACATCGCTCTGGGCCTCGACGTCGCATCGAGCGAGTTCTTCGAGAACGGCGTCTACCGCTTCGAGGGCAAAGACCGCTCGAGCGAGGAAATGACCGCGTACTACGAGAACCTCGTCGCGAACTACCCGCTCGTCACCATTGAGGATCCCCTCGACGAGGACGACTGGGCAGGCTACGCCCACCTCACCCCGAGCCTCGGCGGCACAGTCCAGATTGTCGGAGACGACCTGTTCGTCACCAACCCGACACGTCTGGCAGATGGCATCGCCAAGGGCGCGGCGAACTCGCTGCTGGTCAAGGTGAACCAGATCGGAACCCTGACAGAGACGTTCGACGCCGTGTCCCTCGCTCAGACCTCGGGCTACACCGCGATTCTGTCGCACCGCTCGGGTGAGACCGAAGACACAACGATCGCCGACCTTGCCGTTGCCACAAACGCCGGTCAGATCAAGACCGGAGCGCCTGCGCGTTCCGAGCGTGTCGCCAAGTACAATCAGTTGCTGAGAATCGAGGAGGAGCTGGGCGAGGCCGCTGTCTACGCGGGCCGTTCCGCTTTTCCGCGCTTCAGCGCGTAAGACCTGCGAACGCTCCCGGTGCCGCGCGAGGGCGCAGCGCCGGGAGCGTTTTGCATTTCACCAGGAGGATGCCATGGCACGACGGCCCGTGACCCCGCGCCGAACGTCGTCGCGCCGTCGCCACGACGACGACAATGTCGTCGTCGAGCAGTCCGAACAGGGCCGCTGGGTTGGCGGCATCCATTTCTCGGGATTCTCGCTCATGATGATGGCGCTGCTTGTGCTCGGCGTCGTCGTGCTCGCCCCGAATCTCAAGGCGCTTGTCGAGCAAAGGCAGCAGATCGCCGATCTGCGTCAGCAGGTTGCGCAGCAGAAAGACGACGTTGAAGACATGCGTCGTGAGCGCGAGCGGTGGGACGACCCCACTTTCGTGCAGACCCAGGCGCGTGAACGCTTCTTCTACGTGAGCCCGGGCGAGATCAGCTTCATCGTGATCAACGACCTTGACGAGACGTTCCTGCCCGACACAACAGACCCCATCAGCGATGAGCTCACAACGACGAACGTCGACTGGGCATCATCGATGCTGACGTCGATTATGACGGCGGCGTTCACTCCCGTTGAGGAGAAAGACACCTCGAAGACGCCCACGCCGACGCCAACCGAGACATCCACAGAGAAGAAATAGCCGCGTGACGACCCCACCCTTCGAGCCCGTATCCGACGACGACATCGCCATCGTCTCAGCACAGCTGGGGCGCCCGGCGCGCGACGTCGTGGGAATTTCGGCGCGCTGTGTATGCGGCCGCCCCACCGTCGTGTCGACGAGCCCTCGACTCGCAGACGGCACGCCATTTCCCACGTTCTACTACCTGTGCCACCCCGGGGCGACCGCTGCGGTGAGTGAACTCGAAGCGAATCACGTGATGGCGGAATACACACAGCTGCTCGCCGACGACAACGAGGTGAGCAAAACGTATAGAAGTGCCCATGTCGCCTACCTTGCCGACCGTGAGAGCATGGGGGTCGTGCCGGAGATCGACGGGGTTTCCGCAGGCGGAATGCCGACGCGAGTGAAGTGCCTTCACGCTCTCGTCGCTCATTCCCTCGCAGCGGGCCCCGGCGTGAACCCGATTGGCGACCTGGCGTTGGAACGCGCGTCGTGGTCACCGACCGTGTGCACGTGTACGTTCGAAGAAGTGACGGAAGAGAGCTGAGAATGACCCAGCGCCCATCAAGTCGTGGTCGTCTGCGCACTCGTGCCAGAAATCTGGCGCGCGCTGCTGCCGTCATCGCAACGACCGGTGCTCTGACGTTGCTTGTCGCCTCGCCCGCCGCTGCCGTCACGGTTGACCGCAGCACCCAATACTGGCTCGACAGCGGCTACGGCGTTCAGCAGGCGTGGAAGACCACAAAGGGGAAAGGCGCCGTCATCGCGGTGATGGACACGGGTATCGGAAAGGGTCCCGCCGACTTCTCTGGAGTGACCGGCGGCACCGACGTTTCCGGTGTCGGCTCTGCTGATGGGCGAACGCCGTTGGGCAGCGAAGAAGAGAAGAACCACGGAAGCTGGGTCGCCTCGCTCGCAGCGGGTCGGGGAGATGGCACCGACAAGGAACTTATCGGCATCGCTCCAGAAGCGTCGTTGCTCGCGATCTCCATCGGGTTTCCGTCGAGTGGCGCAACAGTTCCGTTTATCGATCAGGTTGCCACAGGCATCCACTGGGCCGTCGACAATGGCGCAGACGTCATCAACATGTCGTTTTCGACAAACACGAAAGACTGGGATCCATCGTGGGACGAGGCATTCAAGTACGCCCACGATAATGGCGTGATCATCGTCGCAGCGGCAGGAAACCGCGGAAGCGGTACCGAGATGGTCGGGGCTCCCGCCACAATTCCGGGTGTGCTCACTGTCGCCGGTGTCGATAAGGCGACGAAGGTCAGCGAGGGCGCGTCGACAGAGGGCATCACGATCGGCGTCTCGGCGCCGAGTGAAGAGCTCTCCGGCGTCTCGGCCGACG contains these protein-coding regions:
- a CDS encoding SRPBCC family protein; amino-acid sequence: MSSTFTLVTDAPVDIDALFEISLDIDAHASSMAQSGERAIAGVRSGRIGLGETVTWRARHFGIWFTMTSEIVELEHPERFVDQQARGPFRLFRHEHTFERLITGTRMTDTITLASPIFGSLAERIVLVPYLRRLIIKRNTELVSVAS
- the nhaA gene encoding Na+/H+ antiporter NhaA is translated as MSKNRSTRTFLGRGNFAEVTRVGEILRMETVGGMLLVGAAIIAIIWANSPWADGYFTVRDITIGLPSLHLDLTIGQWASDGLLAIFFFLTGLELKKEFVIGDLRTPATALVPVAAAFGGVAVPAIIYVIINLGTPSGLQGWAIPTATDIAFAVAVLAILGSHLPSALRIFLLTLAVVDDLIAIVIIAIFYADGFSLVPLLLTLIPLAAYAVLTHVFPRFFGRSAWAPWVILLPIGIVAWALLHSSGVHATIAGVALGFAVPVRRMAKHGGPDSGPGLAEVLEHRLRPLSSGFAVPVFAFFAAGVAIGGVDGFISAVTDPVMIGILAGLVLGKPIGITLTTWLLTRFTKARLDGSLAWIDVIGVGLLAGIGFTVSLLVAELSFGPDSPHGDHAKIAIFTASVLAALLAAIVLRARNKHYRKNTEEESVDLDDDGIPDVYQGRDGESARD
- a CDS encoding HIT family protein; this encodes MDWRNDRIGSAARGENPTVIAELTSGFAVIGDVQFLPGYCVLLGRDPRARSLADMPRRERVQFLADADLLATTVEQSCREIDADFRRINLEILGNTDAFVHAHVWPRYQWEPEHLVPKPVWHYDPSNWSNPATALGPEHAQLRSRITETVRTLAAHDDVHIG
- the mfd gene encoding transcription-repair coupling factor, whose protein sequence is MKLQGLSRILAHDPSYSTALTYAEQSADFSVAEGMRLALLGGLIERRRAAGKPPAVLVVTATGRESESVQQALPSFAPDAEIVAFPAWETLPHERLSPSSEIVGRRIDALWRMAEWSGEKPLVIVASVRAALQPIAHDLTDIEPIHLQTGSRGHEMGAVVTRLIELAYSRVDLVSRRGEFAVRGGILDVFPTTADHPVRVEFFGDEVDQIKPFSVSDQRSSTEEYSEVSLLPSRELLLTAGVRQRAAEMLPEFPSLSTMLEKVAAGIPVEGMESLAPALLDRLVSIAHYLPKGTGVAVLSPERVVARSISLSETNREFLEAAWSAATAGAEAPIDLGAGEFISLNALRDDVTFTRPGEQKTESPWWTFSPFQQRPDDLLPEELELDDLTEVRVAADPVPSFQGNVDGAIGHVDARRLAGWTIAVAAQGQGLLERALDVLAERGIAARIVEELPDAVETGVVYLVQAVIEHGFELPGISFALVGEAEFYGRSVGYDSRAVKKLATRRKNVVDPLQLTAGDHVVHQTHGIGRFVEMTRREVSTGGRNAVKTMREYLVLEYAPSKRGFPGDKLLVPTDQLDLLTRYVGGESPALSKMGGSDWSQAKSKARKAVRDIAVELVKLYASRMAAKGHAFGPDTPWQRELEDAFPFAETPDQLTTIDEVKRDMERPIPMDRLLSGDVGFGKTEVAVRAAFKAVQEGKQVAILVPTTLLVKQHGETFQERFAGFPVHLRSLSRFQSDKEARETLEGLAQGSVDVVIGTHRLLTEKVAFKNLGLVIVDEEQRFGVEHKDTLKKLKTNVDVLAMSATPIPRTLEMAVTGIREMSTLATPPEERHPILSFVGPRNDKQMSAAIRRELLREGQVFFVHNRVASINRVATELAELVPEARIAVAHGRLSESILEQVVVDFWERKFDVLVCTTIIETGLDIQNANTIIIDKADKYGLSQLHQLRGRVGRGRERAYAYFLYDGEKPLSETAQDRLETIAANNELGSGMQVALKDLEIRGAGNLLGGEQAGHIAGVGFDLYLRMIGEAVSTFRGDVAEGQTELRLEIPVDANIPEDFIDSERLRLEAYQKLSAAAAPAAADDQIDLVIDELVDRYGPLPERVQNLVAVTRLRQRAQRSNLSEVITMGTNLRLAPVDLPDSIQVRLKRMYPKARMLTQANALIVPIPQPNGQVMADADLITWVQQLLDAILPVKPKEPEATATT
- the pth gene encoding aminoacyl-tRNA hydrolase — translated: MAADTWLVVGLGNPGTGYANTRHNVGQMVADELARRCGAKFSRHKAHALVAEGRMVPGGPKIVVAKSMSYMNTSGGPVAALLAYYSLGVDRLIVVHDELDIPFESLKLKTGGGHGGHNGLRDIGKAASADFTRVRVGIGRPPGRQDAADYVLRPFGADERQVLPSVIADAADAVMLIVDDGLVAAQQKVHAPRI